The Pan troglodytes isolate AG18354 chromosome 1, NHGRI_mPanTro3-v2.0_pri, whole genome shotgun sequence genome includes a region encoding these proteins:
- the LOC456748 gene encoding magnesium transporter protein 1-like, with translation MAEVWWLWRLLLTVVVALLFVAPGVPTHPSRWKKALAKKVSQLMDWTKKDRVIRMSDTMFYHFVLDAPKNYSVIVMLTALQAFSSCVMCKGAAEEFQILANSYQRPGAFTTKVFFAIVDYDESPEVFEALQVTSVPSFFHFSAQWKFTTDDIYNLRGRDIVADQMAEWVAERTHVSVRIRQPANYHGLLKPGILLALIGGLGYFLKWNRKSISCRILCEVLTLCFVIVMTSGQMWTYIRGEPYVQRDPHTGHKHYISKFSQAQFAAETFIISLFNMCVSLGMVLLDKAATSMMNIIKRKMMCLAGMCLVAIFFSWLLSLFRFKVPDYPYSFVWD, from the coding sequence ATGGCAGAAGTGTGGTGGCTTTGGCGTCTACTTTTGACCGTAGTGGTGGCCCTGTTATTCGTGGCTCCCGGGGTTCCTACACATCCTTCCCGATGGAAGAAGGCATTGGCCAAAAAGGTCAGCCAGCTGATGGATTGGACCAAGAAAGACAGAGTGATAAGAATGAGTGACACCATGTTCTATCATTTTGTATTAGATGCACCAAAAAACTATTCTGTTATTGTGATGCTTACTGCTCTCCAAGCGTTCAGTTCATGTGTCATGTGCAAAGGTGCTGCTGAAGAATTTCAGATCTTGGCAAATTCCTATCAACGCCCTGGTGCATTCACCACAAAGGTATTTTTTGCAATTGTGGATTATGATGAAAGCCCTGAGGTCTTTGAAGCGCTCCAGGTAACGTCAGTTCCGAGTTTCTTCCACTTTTCTGCCCAATGGAAATTTACAACAGATGACATTTATAATTTGAGAGGAAGGGATATTGTTGCTGACCAAATGGCTGAATGGGTAGCAGAAAGAACACATGTCAGCGTCAGAATCAGACAGCCTGCAAATTATCATGGTCTCCTCAAGCCAGGGATACTTCTGGCTCTCATTGGTGGACTTGGGTATTTCTTGAAATGGAATAGGAAATCTATTTCTTGCAGAATTTTGTgcgaagttttaactctgtgctTTGTGATTGTGATGACGTCTGGTCAAATGTGGACTTATATAAGAGGAGAACCATATGTCCAAAGGGACCCTCACACAGGACATAAACATTATATCAGTAAATTTAGTCAGGCTCAGTTTGCAGCAGAAACATtcattatttccctgtttaaTATGTGTGTTAGCCTGGGAATGGTGCTGTTAGACAAGGCTGCCACCTCTATGATGAACATCATAAAGAGAAAGATGATGTGTCTGGCTGGTATGTGTCTTGTTGCCATATTCTTCAGTTGGCTGCTTTCCCTCTTTAGATTTAAAGTACCTGACTATCCATACAGCTTTGTCTGGGATTAA
- the TEKT2 gene encoding tektin-2, with protein MATLSVKPSQRFQLPDWHTNSYLLSTNAQLQRDASHQIRQEARVLRNETNNQTIWDEHDNRTRLVERIDTVNRWKEMLDKCLTDLDAEIDALTQMKESAEQNLQAKNLPLDVAIECLTLRESRRDIDVVKDPVEDELHKEVEVIEATKKALQQKVSQAFEQLCLLQEVRQQLNSDHRGKMETLEIDRGCLSLNLRSPNISLKVDPTRVPDGSTTLQQWDDFSRFNKDRAEAEMKAATELREAIALTIAETNNELEAQRVATEFAFRKRLREMEKVYSELKWQEKNTLEEIAELQEDIRHLEEDLRTKLLSLKLSHTRLEARTYRPNVELCRDQAQYGLTDEVHQLEATIAALKQKLAQAQDALDALCKHLARLQADIACKANSMLLDTKCMDTRRKLTVPAERFVPEVDTFTRTTNSTLSPLKSCQLELA; from the exons ATGGCCACGCTGAGCGTCAAGCCAAGTCAGCGCTTCCAGCTGCCCGACTGGCACACTAACAGCTACCTGCTATCCACCAATGCCCAGCTGCAGCGAGATGCTTCCCATCAGATCCGCCAAGAGGCCCGGGTGCTCCGCAACGAGACCAACAACCAG ACCATTTGGGATGAACATGACAACAGGACTCGACTGGTGGAGAGGATTGATACTGTCAACCGGTGGAAGGAGATGCTGGACAAGTGTCTGACAGATTTAGATGCCGAGATCGACGCCCTGACACAG ATGAAGGAGTCAGCAGAGCAAAACCTGCAGGCCAAGAACCTGCCTCTGGATGTGGCCATTGAGTGCCTGACCCTGCGGGAAAGCCGGCGAGACATTGATGTGGTGAAGGACCCTGTGGAGGATGAGCTGCATAAAGAGGTGGAGGTCATCGAGGCCACCAAGAAGGCCTTGCAACAGAAGGTCAGCCAGGCCTTCGAGCAGCTCTG CCTCTTGCAGGAAGTCCGACAGCAGCTCAACTCCGACCATCGGGGCAAAATGGAGACACTAGAGATCGACAGAGGCTGTCTCTCTCTCAACCTCAGATCCCCAAACATCTCGCTGAAGGTTGACCCCACACGTGTCCCTGATGG CTCCACCACACTCCAGCAGTGGGATGACTTCAGTCGGTTCAACAAGGACCGAGCGGAGGCTGAGATGAAGGCAGCCACAGAGCTGAGGGAGGCCATTGCTCTAACTATTGCTGAG ACCAACAACGAGCTTGAAGCCCAGAGAGTTGCAACGGAATTTGCCTTCAGGAAGCGGCTGCGGGAGATGGAGAAAGTGTACAGTGAGCTCAAGTGGCAAGAGAAGAAT ACCTTGGAGGAGATCGCTGAGCTGCAGGAGGACATCCGGCACCTGGAGGAGGATCTGCGCACAAAGCTCCTGAGCCTGAAGCTGTCCCATACCCGGCTAGAGGCCAGAACCTACCGGCCCAACGTGGAACTCTGCCGGGACCAG GCACAGTACGGCCTCACCGACGAGGTTCACCAGCTAGAGGCAACCATCGCTGCCCTGAAGCAGAAGCTGGCGCAAGCACA GGACGCACTGGACGCCCTGTGCAAGCACCTGGCCCGGCTGCAGGCTGACATTGCCTGCAAGGCCAACTCCATGCTGCTGGACACCAAGTGCATGGACACGCGGCGCAAGCTGACCGTGCCTGCTGAGAGGTTCGTGCCTGAGGTGGACACCTTCACACGTACCACAAATAGCACCCTGAGTCCACTCAAAAGCTGCCAGCTGGAGCTGGCCTAG